The Coffea arabica cultivar ET-39 chromosome 4e, Coffea Arabica ET-39 HiFi, whole genome shotgun sequence genome includes a window with the following:
- the LOC140005578 gene encoding uncharacterized protein, with translation MLLLENGEVVTDEEDSYKGVPSLGEKDADSSEEIPTNEQLDLVVQKVLTAQVKEENGQQRGNIFYTRCHIKGKLNDSGDVRVTKQVEILFRIGRYEDKVLYDVVPMQATHVLLGRPWQYDERTSHDGFTNKYTFMHDNRKVTLVPLTPKQVHEDQVRLQQEHEEQRKLKGAEKSEGKLALNGSALEKRTERKQSMLAKARDVKKALLSYQHLLMIEFEDMFPEEIPDGLPPIRGIEHQINLIPGSPLPNKAPYRMSPEETKELQRQVDELLKKGWVHESLSPCAVPIILASKKDGSSRMCVDCRAINSITVKYRHPIPRLDDMLDELNGAVIFMKIDFKRTLLLAKDEKRCGTCVVGRCIVCHKAKSKTQPFGLYTPLPVPTTPWIDISMNFVLELPRSRKGHYSIFVVVDRFPKMAHFIACHKTDDASYIADLFFRGIVRLHGMPRTIVSDRDVKFLSYFWKTSWGKLGTKLLFSTSSHPQTDSQTEVVNRTLSTLLRAIIKKNIKSLEECLPHVEFAYNRTVHSATRFSPFEVVYGFNPLTSLDLSPLPLSECVNLDEKKRADIVKALHEKV, from the exons ATGCTCTTACTTGAAAATGGAGAAGTAGTGACGGATGAAGAAGACAGCTATAAAGGAGTACCATCGTTGGGAGAGAAGGATGCCGATTCTAGTGAGGAAATACCAACGAATGAACAACTCGACTTAGTGGTTCAAAAGGTGCTAACTGCTCaagtaaaggaagaaaatggccaACAAAGGGGAAACATCTTCTACACACGTTGTCACATAAAAGGCAAG TTGAACGACAGTGGAGATGTGCGAGTCACAAAGCAAGTCGAGATCCTATTCCGCATTGGTCGATACGAGGATAAAGTCCTCTatgatgtcgtgccaatgcaagctACTCATGTGctattggggagaccatggcaatATGATGAAAGAACTAGCCACGATGGTTTCACCAATAAGTACACCTTTATGCACGACAACAGGAAAGTCACACTTGTGCCTCTCACTCCTAAACAAGTGCACGAGGACCAAGTCCGGTTGCAACAAGAACACGAGGAGCAAAGGAAATTGAAAGGAGCCGAGAAGAGTGAGGGAAAACTGGCCTTAAATGGTTCGGCCCTTGAGAAGAGAACTGAGAGGAAGCAAAGCATGCTCGCAAAAGCCAGGGATGTAAAGAAAGCTTTACTTTCTTACCAACACTTGCTTATGATA gaatttgaggatatgTTTCCTGAGGAGATCCCGGATGGACTACCTCCCATCCGTGGCATTGAGCACCAAATAAACCTCATTCCGGGCTCACCATTGCCCAATAAAGCCCCCTATCGCATGAGTCCCGAGGAAACCAAGGAACTACAAAGGCAAGTGGACGAACTGCTTAAGAAAGGTTGGGTGCATGAAAGCCTAAGTCCCTGTGCCGTCCCCATCATCTTGGCGTCAAAGAAGGATGGAAGCTCACGCATGTGTGTGGATTGCAGAGCCATCAATTCGATAACGGTAAAGTATCGTCATCCTATACCTAGGTTAGATGACATGCTAGATGAACTAAATGGGGCtgtaattttcatgaaaattgattttaaaa gaacacttctattggccaAAGATGAGAAGAGATGTGGAACGTGTGTGGTTGGTCGATGCATtgtgtgccacaaagctaagtctaagaCTCAACCATTCGGTTTGTATACCCCTTTACCTGTGCCTACTACACCTTGGATCgatatttctatgaattttgtacTTGAGTTGCCTAGGTCTAGGAAAGGACATTATAGCATATTTGTGGTAGTTGACAGATTTcctaaaatggctcatttcatTGCTTGTCACAAAACGGATGATGCTTCTTACATTGCTGATTTGTTCTTTCGTGGGATAGTTAGGTTACATGGCATGCCTAGAACTATTGTTTCTGACAGGGATGTTAAATTTCTTAGCTATTTCTGGAAGACATCgtggggaaaattgggtacTAAACTGTTATTCTCGACTTCAAGTCACCCACAAACGGATAGCCAAACAGAAGTTGTTAATCGCACTTTATCTACAttgttgcgtgccatcattaaaaagaacattaagTCTTTGGAGGAATGTCttcctcatgttgagtttgcctataaccgaactgtgcatagtgctacaCGTTTCTCACCTTTTGAAGTTGTATATGGTTTTAACCCGTTAACTTCTTTGGATTTGTCACCTTTGCCGTTGTCTGAGTGTGTCAATctggatgaaaagaaaagggcaGATATTGTGAAGGCACTACATGAGAAAGTGTGA